The following coding sequences are from one Camarhynchus parvulus chromosome 1, STF_HiC, whole genome shotgun sequence window:
- the HSPA13 gene encoding heat shock 70 kDa protein 13 — translation MAGQMAVLGSAVLALLLASYLAQQYLPMPTPRVIGIDLGTTYCSVGVFLPGSGAVRVILDESGHSSIPSVVSFTDAGVHVGYQGLELADANPQNTIYDAKRFIGKVFTPEELQSESSRYPFKIVNKNGLAEFSVTTNETFHITPERIGSQLLLKLKKMAEANLGMSISKAVISVPAEFDERQRNSTIKAANLAGLSVLRVINEPTAAAMAYGLHKADVFNVLVVDLGGGTLDVSLLNKMGGMFITRAMAGNNKLGGQDFNQRLMVYLYDQLRQRYGSLPTQKEEIHRLRQAVEAVKLNLTVHEAATLRVLLTLPANELTRELAKSQVKTNSASQNAEGLKNLGDTSKVESNFVEVVFETEVSRKLFEMLNKDLFEKILVPIEQVLREGHLHKAEVDEIVLVGGSTRIPKIREVIRDFFGKKPNTSVDPDLAVVTGVAIQAGILAGSWPLQVSAIEIPNKHLRKTNFN, via the exons ATGGCGGGGCagatggctgtgctgg gctctgctgtgctggccctgctcttAGCCAGCTACCTGGCACAGCAGTACCTGCCCATGCCCACGCCCAGGGTGATCGGGATCGACCTGGGCACCACCTACTGCTCCGTGGGCGTGTTCCTGCCGGGCAGCGGCGCTGTGAGGGTCATCCTGGACGAGAGCGgccacagcagcatccccagcgTGGTCTCCTTCACGGACGCGGGCGTGCACGTGGGATACCAGGGCCTGGAGCTGGCTGATGCCAACCCCCAGAACACCATCTATGATGCCAAGAGGTTCATCGGGAAAGTCTTCACTCCAGAAGAGCTGCAGAGTGAAAGCAGCAGGTATCCCTTTAAG ATTGTCAACAAGAATGGATTAGCTGAATTTTCTGTGACAACTAATGAAACCTTTCACATCACTCCAGAGCGCATtggctctcagctgctgctgaaactgaagaaaatggcAGAAGCCAACCTTGGCATGTCCATTTCCAAGGCAGTCATCTCCGTGCCTGCAGAGTTTGATGAAAGGCAGAGGAATTCTACCATTAAGGCAGCTAACCTTGCAG GGCTCAGTGTTTTGCGAGTAATCAACgagcccacagctgctgctaTGGCTTATGGGCTGCACAAAGCTGATGTGTTTAATGTCCTGGTGGTGGATTTGGGTGGAGGAACTTTGGACGTGTCTCTGTTGAACAAGATGGGAGGGATGTTCATCACACGAGCCATGGCAG GTAACAACAAACTGGGAGGACAGGATTTCAATCAGAGGTTGATGGTGTATTTGTATGATCAGCTCCGTCAGAGGTACGGCTCTCTGCCCACACAGAAGGAGGAGATTCACCGCCTCAGACAGGCTGTGGAAGCTGTTAAATTAAACCTGACTGTCCATGAGGCAGCTACACTGAGGGTGCTGCTGACTCTGCCAGCAAATGAGCTGACAAGAGAACTTGCAAAAAGCCAGGTAAAAACCAACAGTGCCTCACAAAATGCAGAAGGCCTGAAAAATCTTGGAGACACTTCCAAAGTAGAGAGCAACTTTGTGGAAGTCGTGTTTGAAACAGAAGTCTCTCGGAAGCTGTTTGAGATGTTAAATAAGGACCTTTTTGAGAAGATTCTCGTGCCCATTGAACAGGTGTTGCGGGAAGGGCACCTGCACAAGGCAGAAGTGGATGAAATTGTGTTAGTCGGAGGCTCCACACGGATTCCCAAAATACGTGAAGTTATTCGAGACTTCTTTGGAAAGAAACCCAACACCTCTGTGGATCCTGACCTGGCAGTTGTGACAGGTGTAGCCATCCAAGCAGGAATTCTTGCTGGATCCTGGCCTCTCCAAGTCAGTGCTATAGAAATCCCCAACAAACATTTACGGAAGACTAATTTTAACTGA